One genomic region from Spirosoma sp. KCTC 42546 encodes:
- the xylA gene encoding xylose isomerase codes for MSTITLGDQEFFKGIGTIAYEGPKSKNPLAFKWYNPDLVVNGKTLREQLRFAISYWHTFTGTGGDPFGPGTRVFAWDQDNDANIRAKLKMDAAFEFITKIGAPYYCFHDVDLVDEAPTATEYEKRLQAIVEYGQQKQKASGVKLLWGTANVFSNPRYMNGASTNPDFAVLAYAGTQVKNSIDATIALGGENYVFWGGREGYMSLLNTNMSREVEHLAKFLTIARDYARKQGFKGTFFIEPKPMEPTKHQYDYDAATVIGFLRQYGLDKDFQLNIEVNHATLAGHTFDHELQVAADAGMLGSIDANRGDNQNGWDTDQFPINLYELVEAALVIHQAGGIKPGGINFDAKVRRNSTDLEDLFVAHISGMDAFARSFIVADAILKESDYLKFRTERYASFDSGQGKAFEEGKLTLEDLRSYTLENGEPQLRSGKQEWLESIINQYI; via the coding sequence ATGTCAACAATCACGCTGGGCGACCAGGAATTTTTCAAAGGTATCGGCACCATCGCTTACGAAGGGCCAAAATCAAAAAATCCATTAGCCTTTAAATGGTACAATCCTGATCTAGTCGTTAACGGCAAAACCCTGCGTGAGCAGTTGCGATTCGCCATTAGCTACTGGCATACATTCACCGGAACGGGTGGTGATCCCTTTGGTCCGGGCACTCGTGTTTTCGCCTGGGATCAGGACAATGACGCGAACATCCGGGCTAAATTGAAGATGGATGCCGCCTTTGAGTTTATCACCAAAATTGGCGCACCCTACTACTGTTTCCACGATGTCGATCTGGTCGATGAAGCACCAACGGCTACCGAATACGAAAAACGGTTGCAGGCTATTGTCGAATACGGTCAGCAGAAACAGAAAGCCAGTGGCGTGAAGTTGCTGTGGGGAACCGCCAATGTGTTCTCCAATCCTCGCTACATGAACGGGGCATCGACCAATCCTGATTTTGCCGTATTAGCCTATGCAGGAACACAGGTGAAAAATTCAATCGATGCAACGATTGCGCTGGGTGGCGAAAACTACGTGTTCTGGGGTGGTCGTGAAGGCTACATGTCGCTGCTGAACACCAATATGAGTCGGGAAGTCGAACATCTGGCGAAGTTCCTGACCATCGCCCGCGATTATGCGCGTAAGCAGGGCTTTAAAGGAACGTTCTTCATCGAACCCAAACCGATGGAACCAACCAAGCACCAATATGATTACGATGCCGCTACAGTTATTGGCTTCCTGCGTCAGTACGGTCTGGACAAAGATTTTCAGTTAAATATTGAAGTAAACCACGCAACCCTGGCGGGTCATACCTTCGATCACGAATTGCAGGTAGCCGCTGATGCGGGCATGTTAGGCAGCATCGACGCCAACCGGGGCGATAACCAGAATGGCTGGGATACCGACCAGTTTCCGATCAATCTGTATGAATTAGTAGAAGCTGCTCTGGTGATCCATCAGGCAGGTGGCATTAAGCCCGGCGGTATCAACTTCGACGCCAAAGTACGTCGTAACTCAACGGATCTCGAAGATTTGTTCGTAGCGCACATCAGCGGGATGGACGCCTTTGCCCGTTCGTTTATCGTAGCCGACGCTATTCTGAAAGAGTCTGATTACCTCAAATTCCGCACAGAGCGTTACGCATCGTTCGATAGTGGTCAGGGTAAAGCGTTTGAAGAAGGCAAACTAACGCTGGAAGACCTACGCAGCTACACGCTGGAAAACGGCGAACCACAACTCCGCAGCGGCAAGCAGGAATGGCTGGAAAGTATCATTAATCAGTATATCTAA
- a CDS encoding outer membrane beta-barrel protein, which translates to MRKGFWANRASVTFSVNDMFNSRRFISIYDQPGAYQVSMNRREVRFYKLSVQLPLGSDSSKRSQRKMERPDVDFSN; encoded by the coding sequence GTGAGGAAAGGCTTCTGGGCGAACCGGGCCAGCGTTACGTTTTCGGTCAATGACATGTTCAACTCCCGCCGATTTATCAGTATCTATGACCAACCAGGTGCCTACCAGGTATCAATGAACCGCCGGGAAGTACGCTTCTATAAACTGTCAGTTCAATTGCCGCTCGGTAGTGATTCGTCTAAACGCAGTCAGCGTAAAATGGAGCGGCCAGACGTAGATTTCAGCAACTAG
- a CDS encoding NUDIX domain-containing protein, translating into MVEQYKQQHPYLLALDSIIFGFDGESLKVLLVKRGLEEKTWSLMGGWLQPDESLEQAAARILFDLTGLTNVYLEQLYAFGEPHRDPIVRTISVAYFSLVKVADYESKISETFQARWFSIYDLPPLLFDHGDMVDLAIKRLRYKAAQHPIGFELLPEKFTLPQLKKLYDAIYNTDFDKRNFSRKILSTNLLIKLEEKQKGFSRKGAYYYQVDSAKYQQLTSSFLNFIPNSDSIL; encoded by the coding sequence ATGGTTGAACAGTATAAACAACAGCATCCGTATTTGCTGGCCCTAGATTCCATCATTTTCGGTTTCGATGGGGAGAGCTTAAAAGTATTGCTGGTTAAACGAGGTCTTGAAGAGAAGACCTGGTCATTAATGGGTGGGTGGCTTCAGCCCGATGAAAGTCTGGAACAGGCAGCCGCCCGAATTCTGTTTGATCTGACGGGATTGACCAATGTATACCTTGAACAGTTGTATGCCTTTGGAGAGCCCCACCGAGATCCCATTGTTCGCACGATTTCAGTGGCCTACTTTTCGCTGGTCAAAGTGGCTGATTATGAATCAAAAATTTCGGAGACATTCCAGGCCCGATGGTTCTCTATCTATGACCTTCCTCCGTTGCTGTTCGACCACGGTGATATGGTGGACTTAGCCATCAAGCGACTTCGCTATAAAGCAGCCCAGCACCCCATTGGGTTTGAGCTACTCCCCGAAAAGTTTACGCTCCCTCAACTCAAGAAGTTGTATGATGCCATTTATAACACTGATTTTGACAAACGAAACTTCAGCCGGAAAATCCTGTCGACGAACCTGCTCATCAAATTAGAGGAGAAACAGAAGGGGTTCTCCCGAAAAGGCGCTTATTACTATCAGGTCGATTCTGCTAAATATCAACAGCTTACGTCTTCCTTCCTGAATTTCATTCCGAATTCGGATAGCATTTTGTAA